From Streptomyces sp. TLI_053, a single genomic window includes:
- a CDS encoding helicase HerA-like domain-containing protein translates to MSALVPSAVREIADGYAFTGPALDLGAVLLDGTAYAGAPVRVPLAVLNRHGLVAGATGTGKTKTLQLIAEQLSAQGVPVFLADIKGDVSGVAAPGEPGERTAARAAEVGQDWRPHGCPAEFYALGGLGSGIPLRATVTSFGPLLLAKVLDLNETQEASLGLVFHYADRNGLELYDLKDLTAVIAFLTSPEGKEELKGIGGISAATAGVILRSLTLLENEGAGAFFGEPEFDTAELLRTADGGAGVVSVLELPAVQDRPRLFSTFLMWLLADLYQELPEVGDLDRPKLVFFFDEAHLLFKGASKAFLEAITQTVRLIRSKGVGIFFVTQTPKDVPADVLAQLGNRVQHALRAFTPDDAKALKATVSTFPKSPAYDLGEVLTSLGTGEAVITVLSEKGAPTPVAATRLRAPQSLMGPIGPAALQAAVDGSALAGKYRDAIDRESAYEKLAARAARPEAEPVPEPGGGAEPERERAPERPSERAPERAQESGGLLGSLMNNPALKSFARSAGTQLGREISRSLFGTSRRRR, encoded by the coding sequence ATGTCCGCTCTCGTTCCGTCCGCCGTCCGGGAGATCGCCGACGGGTACGCCTTCACCGGGCCCGCGCTGGACCTCGGCGCGGTGCTGCTGGACGGCACCGCGTACGCCGGTGCCCCGGTGCGGGTGCCGCTCGCGGTGCTCAACCGGCACGGGCTGGTGGCGGGAGCCACCGGCACCGGCAAGACCAAGACCCTCCAGCTGATCGCCGAGCAGCTGTCCGCCCAGGGCGTGCCGGTGTTCCTCGCCGACATCAAGGGGGACGTCTCCGGGGTGGCCGCCCCCGGCGAGCCGGGGGAGCGGACCGCGGCCCGGGCCGCCGAGGTGGGCCAGGACTGGCGGCCGCACGGCTGCCCGGCCGAGTTCTACGCGCTCGGGGGCCTGGGCAGCGGCATCCCGCTGCGGGCGACCGTGACCAGCTTCGGCCCGCTGCTGCTGGCCAAGGTGCTGGACCTGAACGAGACCCAGGAGGCCTCGCTCGGTCTGGTCTTCCACTACGCCGACCGCAACGGTCTGGAGCTCTACGACCTCAAGGACCTCACGGCGGTCATCGCCTTCCTGACCTCGCCCGAGGGCAAGGAGGAGCTGAAGGGCATCGGCGGGATCTCCGCCGCCACCGCCGGGGTGATCCTGCGCTCGCTCACCCTGCTGGAGAACGAGGGGGCCGGGGCGTTCTTCGGCGAGCCGGAGTTCGACACCGCGGAGCTGCTGCGGACGGCGGACGGCGGCGCGGGCGTGGTCTCGGTGCTGGAGCTGCCGGCGGTGCAGGACCGGCCGCGGCTGTTCTCGACCTTCCTGATGTGGCTGCTCGCCGATCTCTACCAGGAGCTGCCGGAGGTCGGGGACCTCGACCGGCCGAAGCTGGTGTTCTTCTTCGACGAGGCGCACCTGCTGTTCAAGGGCGCCTCCAAGGCCTTCCTGGAGGCGATCACCCAGACCGTCCGGCTGATCCGCTCGAAGGGGGTCGGGATCTTCTTCGTCACCCAGACGCCGAAGGACGTGCCGGCGGACGTGCTGGCGCAGCTGGGCAACCGGGTGCAGCACGCGCTGCGGGCGTTCACCCCGGACGACGCCAAGGCGCTGAAGGCGACCGTCTCGACCTTCCCGAAGTCGCCCGCCTACGACCTGGGGGAGGTGCTGACCTCGCTCGGGACCGGTGAGGCGGTGATCACCGTGCTGTCCGAGAAGGGCGCGCCGACGCCGGTGGCGGCGACCAGGCTGCGGGCGCCGCAGTCGCTGATGGGGCCGATCGGGCCGGCGGCGCTGCAGGCCGCGGTGGACGGGTCGGCGCTGGCCGGGAAGTACCGGGACGCGATCGACCGGGAGTCGGCGTACGAGAAGCTGGCGGCGCGGGCGGCCCGGCCGGAGGCGGAACCGGTGCCGGAGCCCGGGGGCGGTGCGGAGCCCGAGCGGGAGCGGGCGCCGGAACGCCCGTCGGAGCGGGCGCCGGAGCGGGCGCAGGAGAGCGGCGGGCTGCTGGGGTCGCTGATGAACAACCCGGCGCTCAAGTCCTTCGCCCGCTCCGCCGGGACCCAGCTCGGGCGGGAGATCTCCCGGAGCCTGTTCGGGACGTCCCGGCGGCGGCGGTGA
- the upp gene encoding uracil phosphoribosyltransferase, with protein sequence MRIHVVDHPLVAHKLSTLRDERTDSPTFRRLTDELVTLLAYEATRDVRTEEVEITTPVAVTTGTRLSYPRPLVVPILRAGLGMLDGMTRLLPTAEVGFLGMVRNEETLEASTYATRMPDDLSGRQVYVLDPMLATGGTLVAAIRMLIERGATDVTAVVLLAAPEGVEVMERELSGLPVTVVTAAVDERLNENGYIVPGLGDAGDRLYGTAG encoded by the coding sequence ATGCGGATCCACGTCGTCGACCACCCCCTGGTCGCCCACAAGCTCTCCACCCTGCGCGACGAGCGCACCGACTCGCCGACCTTCCGTCGCCTGACCGACGAGCTGGTGACCCTCCTCGCGTACGAGGCCACCCGGGACGTCCGCACCGAGGAGGTGGAGATCACCACCCCGGTGGCCGTCACCACCGGCACCCGGCTGTCCTACCCGCGCCCGCTGGTGGTGCCGATCCTGCGGGCCGGCCTCGGCATGCTGGACGGCATGACCCGGCTGCTGCCGACCGCCGAGGTCGGTTTCCTGGGCATGGTGCGCAACGAGGAGACCCTGGAGGCCTCCACCTACGCCACCCGGATGCCGGACGACCTGTCCGGCCGCCAGGTGTACGTGCTCGACCCGATGCTGGCCACCGGCGGCACGCTGGTCGCGGCGATCCGGATGCTGATCGAGCGCGGCGCCACCGATGTCACCGCCGTGGTGCTGCTGGCCGCCCCGGAGGGCGTCGAGGTGATGGAGCGCGAGCTGTCCGGCCTGCCGGTCACCGTGGTCACCGCGGCCGTCGACGAGCGGCTGAACGAGAACGGCTACATCGTCCCGGGTCTCGGCGACGCGGGCGACCGCCTGTACGGCACCGCGGGCTGA
- a CDS encoding tyrosine-protein phosphatase, translating to MTDRPTGAADFPAARSLGLFGAVNARDLGGYRTADGLVLRAGVALRSDGLDRLTDEDLGRLAGLGLRRIVDLRSPDEVREAGPDRTAAGMTLHHLPVFAVDFDIRATLRAALAERDPAGQRALLGDGRAGAMMTGLYRWFVTDSIAREQFGRVLRLLAEPGASPLLFHCSAGKDRTGWVAAVLLTALGVDRETVFTDYLLTNERSAAVVRTVLESLRARGATSDPELLLPVFRAERHYLEAAFEEVSAGWPDFGAFWADGLGLDGGVLAGLRANLLGSGPLPDLAPRAGATAARTVAEPALGAGPPEV from the coding sequence GTGACCGATCGGCCGACCGGAGCCGCCGATTTCCCGGCCGCCCGCAGCCTGGGACTGTTCGGAGCCGTGAACGCCCGCGACCTCGGTGGTTACCGCACGGCCGACGGCCTGGTGCTCAGGGCCGGCGTCGCGCTGCGCAGCGACGGCCTCGACCGCCTCACCGACGAGGACCTCGGGCGGCTGGCCGGGCTGGGCCTGCGCCGGATCGTCGACCTGCGCAGCCCGGACGAGGTCCGCGAGGCCGGACCGGATCGGACGGCCGCCGGCATGACTCTTCATCACCTGCCGGTTTTCGCCGTGGACTTCGACATCCGCGCCACCCTGCGCGCGGCGCTGGCCGAACGGGACCCGGCCGGGCAGCGCGCCCTGCTCGGCGACGGCCGGGCCGGGGCGATGATGACCGGCCTCTACCGGTGGTTCGTCACCGATTCCATTGCCCGCGAACAATTCGGCCGGGTGCTGCGGCTCCTGGCCGAACCGGGGGCCTCGCCGCTGCTGTTCCACTGCTCGGCCGGAAAGGACCGGACGGGGTGGGTGGCGGCGGTGCTGCTGACCGCACTGGGGGTGGACCGGGAAACGGTGTTCACGGATTATCTGCTCACCAACGAGCGTTCCGCCGCCGTGGTCCGGACCGTGCTGGAGAGCCTTCGGGCCCGTGGTGCGACGAGCGATCCGGAGCTGCTGCTCCCGGTCTTCCGGGCCGAGCGGCACTACCTGGAGGCGGCCTTCGAGGAGGTCTCGGCCGGCTGGCCGGACTTCGGGGCGTTCTGGGCGGACGGCCTCGGGCTGGACGGGGGCGTGCTGGCCGGACTGCGGGCCAATCTGCTGGGGTCCGGGCCCCTGCCGGACCTCGCGCCCCGGGCGGGCGCGACGGCCGCGCGCACGGTCGCGGAACCGGCGCTGGGCGCCGGCCCGCCGGAGGTCTGA
- a CDS encoding RNA polymerase sigma factor SigF encodes MHAEAASAAQIPLQRAGTAPDAATAPDTGPAPGPGAAPDAGAAPDTGAAPGPALDTRTLSRSLFVRLGALAPGSAEHTYVRDTLIELNLPLVRYASARFRSRNEPMEDIVQVGTIGLIKAIDRFDPERGVEFPTFAMPTVVGEIKRFFRDTSWSVRVPRRLQELRLALTKAGDELAQRLDRSPTVAELAACLGVSEEDVVEGLAVGNAYTASSLDSSPSDEDGEGPLADRLGYEDLALEGVEYRESLKPLLAKLPPRERRIIMLRFFGNLTQSQIGEEIGISQMHVSRLLTKTLTQLREGLTTEG; translated from the coding sequence ATCCACGCTGAAGCGGCCTCCGCCGCGCAGATCCCGCTCCAGCGGGCCGGGACGGCGCCGGACGCCGCGACAGCGCCGGACACCGGACCGGCGCCGGGCCCCGGGGCCGCGCCCGACGCCGGAGCCGCACCCGACACCGGAGCCGCGCCGGGTCCCGCGCTCGACACCCGGACGCTCTCCCGCTCGCTGTTCGTGCGGCTGGGCGCCCTGGCGCCGGGCAGCGCCGAGCACACCTACGTCCGCGACACCCTCATCGAGCTCAACCTGCCGCTGGTGCGCTACGCCTCGGCGCGGTTCCGCAGCCGCAACGAGCCGATGGAGGACATCGTCCAGGTCGGCACCATCGGCCTGATCAAGGCGATCGACCGCTTCGACCCGGAGCGCGGTGTCGAGTTCCCGACCTTCGCGATGCCGACGGTGGTCGGCGAGATCAAGCGCTTCTTCCGCGACACCAGTTGGTCGGTGCGGGTGCCCCGGCGGCTCCAGGAGCTGCGGCTGGCGCTCACCAAGGCCGGCGACGAGCTCGCCCAGCGGCTCGACCGCTCCCCGACCGTCGCCGAGCTGGCCGCCTGCCTCGGCGTCAGCGAGGAGGACGTGGTGGAGGGCCTGGCGGTCGGGAACGCCTACACGGCGAGCTCGCTGGACTCCAGCCCGAGCGACGAGGACGGCGAGGGCCCGCTGGCCGACCGGCTCGGCTACGAGGACCTCGCGCTGGAGGGCGTGGAGTACCGGGAGTCGCTCAAGCCGCTGCTGGCCAAGCTGCCGCCGCGCGAGCGCCGGATCATCATGCTGCGCTTCTTCGGCAATCTGACGCAGTCCCAGATCGGCGAGGAGATCGGCATCTCCCAGATGCACGTCTCCCGGCTGCTCACCAAGACCCTCACCCAGCTGCGCGAGGGCCTGACCACCGAGGGGTGA
- a CDS encoding tRNA adenosine deaminase-associated protein has protein sequence MAYFAAVLARSEDGWDVSETELDSVETLADLADLARGAAQDDDSVLVFIEQEDAWFAIVRVDGEEDPRIFVSDGAAAARSSYGSVLTDELVDQAGESEFGDLDNLVAELEEEAEAEEQDDEEGEGHNGVPVGPLGDAHLLTEFGLAADALLSLSGEGAVPGDALEEIAEALGCGEVLEAVR, from the coding sequence GTGGCGTACTTCGCTGCAGTGCTTGCTCGCTCCGAGGACGGGTGGGACGTGAGCGAGACGGAGCTCGACTCCGTCGAAACCCTCGCCGACCTGGCCGATCTGGCCCGCGGGGCGGCCCAGGACGACGACAGCGTCCTGGTCTTCATCGAACAGGAGGACGCCTGGTTCGCCATCGTCCGGGTGGACGGCGAGGAGGACCCGCGCATCTTCGTGTCGGACGGCGCCGCCGCCGCCCGCAGCTCCTACGGCTCGGTCCTCACCGACGAACTGGTGGACCAGGCCGGCGAGAGCGAGTTCGGCGACCTCGACAACCTGGTCGCCGAGCTGGAGGAGGAGGCCGAGGCCGAGGAGCAGGACGACGAGGAGGGCGAGGGCCACAACGGTGTCCCGGTCGGCCCGCTCGGCGACGCGCACCTGCTGACCGAGTTCGGACTCGCCGCGGACGCCCTGCTCTCCCTCAGCGGCGAGGGCGCGGTGCCCGGCGACGCCCTGGAGGAGATCGCCGAGGCGCTCGGCTGCGGCGAGGTGCTGGAGGCCGTCCGGTAA
- the tadA gene encoding tRNA adenosine(34) deaminase TadA: MQSARPIPPLPAPVRPDPVRDRWAAPMRLAIAEAALAPATGDVPVGALVLGPDGEIIGRGHNVREAVGDPTGHAEVVAVREAARRVGEWRLSGCTLVVTLEPCTMCAGAIVLARIDRVVYGALDEKAGAAGSLFDVMRDRRLNHRPEVIPGVLADECGEQLRAFFDTQRGPTPAAAPDKDFVPAPPVR, translated from the coding sequence ATGCAGTCCGCCCGCCCGATCCCACCGCTGCCCGCTCCCGTCCGCCCCGATCCGGTCCGCGACCGCTGGGCGGCGCCGATGCGCCTCGCCATCGCCGAGGCCGCCCTGGCGCCGGCCACCGGTGACGTCCCGGTCGGGGCGCTCGTCCTCGGCCCCGACGGCGAGATCATCGGCCGGGGCCACAACGTGCGCGAGGCCGTCGGGGACCCGACCGGCCACGCCGAGGTGGTCGCGGTCCGCGAGGCCGCGCGCAGGGTCGGCGAATGGCGGCTGAGCGGCTGCACCCTCGTCGTCACCCTGGAGCCGTGCACCATGTGCGCGGGCGCGATCGTGCTCGCCCGGATCGACCGCGTGGTCTACGGCGCCCTCGACGAGAAGGCCGGCGCGGCCGGCTCGCTCTTCGACGTGATGCGCGACCGGCGGCTCAACCACCGCCCCGAGGTGATCCCGGGCGTCCTCGCCGACGAATGCGGCGAGCAGCTCCGCGCCTTCTTCGACACCCAGCGCGGACCCACCCCCGCGGCCGCCCCGGACAAGGATTTCGTTCCCGCGCCACCCGTCCGGTAG
- a CDS encoding RNA polymerase sigma factor SigF has protein sequence MRGPGGRPAVDVRTLTRVLFERLAELPPDAPERERVRAALIEVNIPLVRYAATRFRSRSEPMEDVVQVGTIGLINAIDRFDPGRGVQFPTYALPTILGEIKRYFRDNVRTMHVPRRLQELWVQVSGAMEELTVVHGRTPKVPEIAASLRIPEEDVRACLDAGRAYNAASLEAAQEHEGGLALLDRLGYEDSALAEVEHRDMVRHLLVQLPERERRIVMLRFFANLTQSQISTELGMSQMHVSRLLSRILTRLRTGNSWDD, from the coding sequence CTGCGCGGCCCCGGCGGACGCCCCGCCGTCGATGTCCGGACCCTCACCCGGGTGCTCTTCGAACGGCTGGCCGAGCTGCCCCCCGACGCCCCCGAGCGGGAACGGGTCCGGGCCGCGCTGATCGAGGTCAACATCCCGCTGGTCCGGTACGCCGCCACCCGCTTCCGCAGCCGCAGCGAGCCGATGGAGGACGTCGTCCAGGTCGGCACCATCGGGCTGATCAACGCCATCGACCGCTTCGACCCCGGCCGCGGCGTGCAGTTCCCGACCTACGCGCTGCCGACCATCCTCGGCGAGATCAAGCGATACTTCCGCGACAACGTCCGCACCATGCACGTCCCGCGCCGGCTCCAGGAGCTCTGGGTGCAGGTCAGCGGGGCGATGGAGGAGCTCACCGTGGTCCACGGGCGGACTCCCAAGGTGCCGGAGATCGCCGCCAGCCTGCGCATCCCCGAGGAGGACGTCCGGGCCTGCCTGGACGCCGGACGGGCCTACAACGCGGCCTCCCTGGAGGCGGCCCAGGAGCACGAGGGCGGCCTCGCGCTGCTCGACCGGCTCGGCTACGAGGACTCCGCACTGGCCGAGGTCGAGCACCGGGACATGGTCCGCCACCTGCTGGTCCAGCTGCCCGAACGGGAGCGACGGATCGTCATGCTGCGCTTCTTCGCCAATCTGACGCAGTCGCAGATCAGCACCGAGCTCGGGATGTCCCAGATGCACGTCTCCCGGCTGCTGTCCCGGATCCTGACCAGGCTCAGGACCGGCAACTCCTGGGACGACTGA
- a CDS encoding LytR C-terminal domain-containing protein, with protein MLTPQGLKGKQYRITGNAYPRLGRPPKKSRKVFALLGALLALALIGLGGVQLWDIFSGKGKNASAQACAGPSGKPLAAPTPEAPTVPGTAAAPIDPAAVPQPAAVTVNVYNATAKAGLAARTAEELKKRGFTIGKVGNAPAELDKKVPGTAQVVAGPAGAGAATLVGSVIAGATSTADARTDGTVDFVIGDSYNTLLDDTQAAAALALATRPVPAPSSTGSC; from the coding sequence ATGTTGACTCCCCAAGGTCTGAAGGGGAAGCAGTACCGGATCACCGGCAACGCCTATCCGCGACTGGGCCGCCCGCCGAAGAAGAGCCGCAAGGTGTTCGCACTGCTCGGCGCGCTGCTCGCGCTGGCGCTGATCGGCCTCGGCGGCGTCCAGCTCTGGGACATCTTCAGCGGCAAGGGCAAGAACGCCTCCGCCCAGGCCTGCGCCGGACCCTCCGGCAAGCCGCTGGCCGCCCCGACCCCGGAGGCGCCGACCGTCCCCGGCACGGCCGCCGCCCCGATCGACCCGGCGGCGGTCCCGCAGCCCGCGGCCGTCACCGTGAACGTCTACAACGCGACCGCCAAGGCGGGCCTGGCCGCCCGCACCGCCGAGGAGCTCAAGAAGCGGGGCTTCACCATCGGCAAGGTCGGCAACGCCCCGGCGGAGCTGGACAAGAAGGTGCCCGGCACCGCCCAGGTGGTCGCCGGCCCGGCCGGCGCCGGAGCGGCCACCCTGGTCGGCTCGGTGATCGCCGGAGCCACCAGCACCGCCGACGCCCGGACCGACGGCACCGTGGACTTCGTCATCGGCGACAGCTACAACACGCTGCTCGACGACACCCAGGCCGCCGCCGCACTGGCGCTGGCCACCCGGCCGGTCCCCGCCCCGAGCAGCACCGGCAGCTGCTGA
- a CDS encoding type II toxin-antitoxin system VapB family antitoxin: MIFKRIGNGRPYPDHGRTSTRQWADVAPRPVRLDQLVTTKGQLDLETLLAEDSTFYGDLFAHVVKWHGDLYLEDGLHRAVRAALQQRQVLHARVLEME; this comes from the coding sequence GTGATCTTCAAGCGCATCGGCAATGGTCGGCCGTACCCGGATCACGGCCGTACCAGCACCCGCCAGTGGGCGGACGTCGCCCCGCGCCCGGTGCGACTCGACCAGCTGGTGACCACCAAGGGACAACTGGATCTGGAGACCCTCCTGGCGGAGGACTCCACCTTCTACGGGGACCTCTTCGCGCACGTCGTGAAGTGGCACGGGGACCTGTACCTGGAGGACGGACTGCACCGCGCGGTCCGCGCCGCGCTCCAGCAGCGCCAGGTGCTGCACGCCCGTGTCCTCGAGATGGAATGA
- a CDS encoding Dabb family protein, producing the protein MIRHLVLFKLNEGVSKDDERALAGAKAFAELGPVVPELREWECGWNTTDRDVAHDYAINSLVEDREALQAYLTHPAHQAAAAQWREFATWVIADIEV; encoded by the coding sequence GTGATCCGCCACCTGGTCCTGTTCAAGCTCAACGAAGGCGTCAGCAAGGACGACGAGCGCGCGCTCGCCGGCGCCAAGGCCTTCGCCGAGCTCGGCCCGGTCGTCCCCGAGCTGCGCGAGTGGGAGTGCGGCTGGAACACCACCGACCGCGACGTCGCCCACGACTACGCCATCAACAGCCTGGTCGAGGACCGCGAGGCCCTCCAGGCGTACCTCACCCACCCGGCCCACCAGGCCGCGGCCGCCCAGTGGCGCGAGTTCGCCACCTGGGTGATCGCCGACATCGAGGTCTGA